The following are encoded in a window of Podospora pseudoanserina strain CBS 124.78 chromosome 6, whole genome shotgun sequence genomic DNA:
- a CDS encoding hypothetical protein (EggNog:ENOG503NY18), which translates to MKESGINGGLDTLKPPHQILAVATSPLTTTTTAIMDAKTTTTTTSAVPPSEQTTKWNTKNLPFRLGADLASAASAAVLVAPIISVIDRSIMENASGRSPLLTSLRTSLTTFLTSPKTMFLSKPFGLIFALYGGTYLTANTLDTYLSTTQSLPPTYVSSGPEKFIASSTANIGICIYKDQVFVRLFGPPGITRPVTLPSYALFAMRDCMTIFASFNVPGLLGPRIQERLSEGWRRSGPTGATMAQFAAPAAVQVFSTPVHLWGLDIYNRPGVGVGERVRLVVRNWGVSTAARVCRIVPAFGVGGVVNFKVRGGLMGGLGE; encoded by the exons atgaaggagagcgGAATAAACGGCGGCTTGGACACTCTCAAACCGCCTCATCAGATTCTTGCAGTCGCAACTTcacccctcaccaccacaaccaccgcaaTCATGGACGCCAaaactaccaccaccaccaccagtgcCGTCCCCCCAAGCGAGCAAACCACAAAATGGAACACCAaaaacctccccttccgccTCGGCGCCGAcctcgcctccgccgcctcagCAGCCGTCCTCGTAGCACCCATCATCTCAGTCATTGACCG ATCAATAATGGAAAACGCCTCAGGCCGCTCCCCCCTCCTAACCTCCCTCcgcacctccctcaccaccttcctcacctcccccaaaacaatGTTCCTCTCCAAACCCTTCGGCCTCATCTTCGCCCTCTACGGCGGCACCTACCTCACAGCCAACACCCTAGACACCTACCTCTCAACAACGCAATCCCTGCCCCCCACATACGTCTCCTCCGGCCCAGAAAAGttcatcgcctcctccacagcaaaCATAGGAATCTGCATCTACAAAGACCAAGTTTTTGTCCGCCTGTTTGGTCCCCCGGGCATCACCCGCCCTGTCACCCTCCCGTCGTACGCGCTGTTTGCGATGAGGGATTGCATGACGATTTTCGCGTCGTTTAATGTGCCGGGGCTGCTGGGGCCGAGGATACAGGAGAGGCTGAGcgaggggtggaggaggtcggggCCGACGGGGGCGACGATGGCGCAGTTTGCcgcgccggcggcggtgcaGGTTTTTAGCACGCCGGTGCACCTTTGGGGGTTGGACATTTACAACaggccgggggtgggggtgggggagagggtgaggttggtggtgaggaattGGGGGGTGAGcacggcggcgagggtgtgCAGGATCGTGCCGGcttttggggtggggggggtggtgaatttcaaggtgaggggggggttgatgggggggttgggggagtgA